GTaaattttcgttttttttttttttctcttgtacaGGCGGAAAAATACAAGGCTGCGAATCAGCAAGCAATAGAAACATTGGAGAAGGTACGTTCAGAGTCTTGCTTCATTGCCTGTGTATAGATGACTATCCTTTCGTGCATTCACGTGAATTGTGGTCTATTTGAAACAAGCCAATTTGGTTTATGTTGTTGTCTTAGTTGCTGGAATGAGAGCATAATAATAATGCATTCATTGTACGTTTAATCCACTTATAGATAGTGAAGAGATGATCTTTAGGTAAGCAGAGGCTATATTGAAATCAGGGAAGTATCTCTAGTTATTTGATTGAGGATAACATTAGACTTTTCTACTGATTTTGGCCTTTAATTTATCTTAGTtggttcagatttttttttattttttttatcctcATTGTCTTTTTCCATAGAAAGACTAGAAATGACATATTTGTCGAATCTTGGCTTCtaatgaaatatttttttttttctttgttgaagTATGGAGTAGCACTAGCGAAGGTAAATGATGACGGGTCATTAACGTACCCCGAAATTGCCAAAGAGAATGGTAATGCTCTTTTGGTGACTGGTTCGACCTCCCCAATGTTTCTCTCTTTCAGTTTAGCTCCTAGGTTCTTACTTGTTAGTTAGCTTTTTCTGCTTCAGTATAGTTAACTTGTTTTAAGtggcattgatttttttttccccttctaatTGTCAGCTGACAAGCATTCTCGTCCAAAAGCGGTTACCATTGAAGAGGAGCAATTGATGAGAGTATTTTATGAAACTAAACTTCAAGAAGTGTGTAACAACTTTCATTTCCCTCATAAAGTTCAGGTACATCGTCTCTctttacataaaaaaaataatagattgATCAGTATGAAAAGTAGAAATGCGATCAGCTTTGACATTATCGCTGTCCAATGGGTTATTTGCAGGCAACAGCtctcatatattttaaaagGTTTTATCTAAGATGGTCAGTTATGCAACATGAACCAAAAAATATAATGTAAGTTTTCCATATATCCATGGTTTTTGTAAGAATGTTTGGTTGTATCCATTAATATCCCTGTTTAATGCATAGGTTATTCTATAAAAATTCTGATTCTTCAAGGTAGAAATCTAGTTAGATATTGAGACATCGTAGAAAATCATGTCATTGAAATAATTGTTATTAATATTGATATCATACATTTCATTATATTTGTTCACAGCATCTTTGATGACAAGAATTAATTTAATTTACTATTAGTGGATGATTGACAAGTTAATTCACTTTTGCACAGATTAACCTGTATATATGCGGCTTGTAAGATAGAAGAAAGCCATGTATCAGCAGAGGAGCTTGGTAAGGGGATCTCACAGGATCATCAAATGATACTCAATAATGAGTTGATAGTTTATCAGGCATGGATGTGCCACACATTTCTTTTtggttcaattttgtttttgtccTGTTTTGCAATATAATATGCTCTTATTTTGCAGAGTTTGGAATTTGATCTCATTGTCTATGCACCATATCGCTCAGTTCAAGGTTTTATCCATGATATGGAGGTTTGTCTCTAGTCCCTGCTCTTTGGATACagacttttttggttttctgtagTGCATTGTTGATAATTTTCCCTATACATTATAGTTTCCTTACGAAGTTGTTAATGTTGATTTTCAGGAATCCTGCGGATTAGAGGATGACCAGCTTCCAATGCTTCAGGTAACTCTTGTATTTGAGATTTCAAATTTTTTCTGTTCAAGAGTAATAGTTGTATGTTGGTTTGTCAGAGACAAAAGTTCCAACACCTGTATCTGATAGTGGGTGCAATATAATGGTTCTTAATAATTGGGAATGTAAACTTCAGTTTTATGTGGGTGTTTTAGCTTTTGCTTAACCAACTAATTATCTGTATGATTTAATGATTTGTAGACTTTGCGGGACACTGCAAAGATGGATGTTGATAAAATCATGCTCACAGATGCACCACTTCTATTCCCTCCTGGACAGGTATATCCTGGCTCCTTATTTCTTAAACATAAAAAATCTAACGTTTTGCAACTGAACTGGTGAATTTTGCTTTAAACCGGAAAACTCTATCCCTTCAGGTTTTTGAGTGTTAGGTTTTTGTTGGAAAGGGATACTTAATAGGAGCAGTTGGTGATTTAGAAAAGTTGGGAAATAAGTCGTTCATGTCTTAAATGTTGATTATAATATTGCAGAAAGACAAAGTAAAAGAGTGTGACCTGCACTGTTGCTCGTTTCTTCTTTCACTTATATTGTCTCATGCTCTTTCTTTCCCCACAAAAGACATGTGTACACTCAGAGATAAATATAGATGCATCCTCTTTAACTTTCCCAATTAAATTATATGCAGTTGGCCTTGGCTGCGCTGCGTAGTGCAAATCAGGTGCACAAAGTTGTTGACTTTGACAGGTTTTAAATCAAAACTTGGATCTCTGGAGTTTTGTTTACTTATTTTGAACTTTCCATGTAGGTTCCCTTTGATGAGTTCCCCCTGTTTCTACTCTTTATAAACAAATATGTCGGAAAAGGGAGGGGTTtggattttgttgttgtttgataCTGATAAACCTTTTTTCATGTACGTCGTTTTCAGATACTTGGAGAGCATGCTCTCTCGTAAGAGTTCTGCACATACCATTTCAGAGCTAGTTGAATCCCTTAATGCAATTGATTCTTGGGTATAAATTCATATAACTTTGTTGCAATCTGCATAAAATATTGACGAAAACTTAATTCTACTTTAATATAGCAGCATAGAATTTTGTGAAGATTATTCATGATATAGCTCTACAATTAAGCTCAGATTTTAAGTGTCTGATAAGAAACTCTCAGATTTTAAGTGTCTGATAAGAAACTCTCAGATTTAAAGAGTTTATCTGATGTTACTTATCAAGCCagtaaaaacacatatatttcaTTAACTAGTCTGCTTTTTCTCACGGCTCTCTGTACAGGTAAGGAGATACAAATTTCCTTCTGACAAGGAAATCCTGCACATCAATCGGAAACTGAAATCTTGTTGGGGTCAAAGTTCGCGTGACGAGTATTTTCTCTGCCCTTTTCTTCTTTGGAAATAATGATGTTTAATGTGGTGCCCCTTCCTTTCTGTGCTAATGAAAACTTTGATTGTTTTTCAGAAGCAAGAAGCGGGATAAGAAATCGAAGCACAAGTCCAAGAGGGGTTCAAATGAAGCACAAAATGTAACTTAAAATGTATGTTGGTTTCTGACATTGTTTAGATTGGAGTTCTTTTGTGGGTTTGGCCCCTGTTTAGTGGTTCAGTTTTGGATACCAGCATATGTTACATACTATTCGCCTGAGTTTCCTAAGCAACTTCTTGTTCTTGTCGTATAGGATTCCTGATTCCTGacttatttcttattatttcaGGTAAACTGATCCCAGTCTTTCACATCGTACTGTTTTGTCTTGCTCGGGGAGACGCTCAAGGATTTGATTGTAGCAGAGAGAAAATTTTAACATTCTCTAAATACCTCTCCTTTCACTTCCATTTCACTTTTGTATTTGTTGTACTATCAATTAAATCAGCTAAGATTGAGCGGGAGAAACGAATTCTGGATGCAATATATTCACTCATAATTTATATCTATGGCATTTAGAAGATGCACATCCCACTGATGTAAATCAATTTCGTTGCCAAGAAAGTTATCAGACTTTTTGTTGCACCGCATCACATTCCTCCGTATTACCACAAAGGAAAATTAGCAAAAAGATGAAATCTTTCAAGAGAAAGCTCTCCTGGTGGAGGACGAATCTTCGACTATCGAATATCatctcaaaaacaaaatcaaggccGATTCTAGTGATTAACATGAGTTAAGCTAGCCGCAATTGGTGTGATTATTTTGTTCATTACAGTAAAGTCGCACTAACAATGTCCCTAAATTCTTGCCTCTAAAAGGGCACGTACCCCCAAAAGCAAAATCAAGTCAATTTCACTGGATTGTTgtttagaatgaaaagaaaagaaaaaagggattCAATTAGTAAAAGTCATAAAACGCTGCCGTTTTGGTCCCCTACTAAGCTCTAAAGTCTAAACCCTGTAAACCCCGAGTAGCAGAAAGGGCGAGACTCAAAGTTGGAAGCTTGAATGGCGAGCCTCGTCGCCATGACCTTTTCTATACCTCTCTCTGCTTTGCATACCTTCACTAATGTAAGTCCTCAATTCCCAAACCTCTtccccaacaaaaaaaaacctagcTTTCGTTCTCCAAATTTACTTCAGACCACTATCTGGGCTGCTGTGAAATATGTTAGAACACTTGGGTTTTGATGTTAACACAACCAATGATTCAATCTGGTTCCTGGGTATTCCTTGTTTATGAGAAATAATTGTATGCAAACTGTTGGTATTTAGATAATGATGCCCTGATTGCATAGCTTGGGTTGTTTTGTAAAATGAGTAATGTGTGTATTACTGATGCTAATTATTGAACTTTAGGAAGTACCTCTGGCAAAATCAGCTCTGGTTAGAGTTTCAAGCCGAAGAGTTTCGGGATCAGGTTTTACTTCTTTGACCTACGTTATCTTAGATTCCATTGTGTTTACTAGGGAACTTCAAACATGATTAGTTCTTGTATTCAGTAACTTCCTGTTTAATTGTCTCACTGATTTTGCGTCGAAATTTACTGCTTTTGTTTGCTCTAAATGAAGCATTTGAAATTTTGCATTGAGTCGTATTTCAGAGCAATACTGGTGGTTGTCCAAAGAAGTTTACTTAAACCTATTAGATGAATAAAAGGTTGTACAATTCATGTTTTGCTATCCAGTTACACTCAGAAAATTGGATAACCTTTTATGAAGATATTAGTGATCTGAAATGCTTTCGTATTGGTTTTCTGTCTGATTCTCTTCCACTTGACAGCATGTTACTGTCATGGAAATTTTGGTCTAATAATTTAATATAGCAGAAGGTTTTCCTGCCTTTTAATTGCGTCGTTCGACCCAAAGTTTGCATAATATGAATGAGTTTCCGCATACTGCGGATTGATGGTCTTTTTAGTGACTTGACAATAATTTCCCTAAATAAGACATGTCTAGAATGCATTTTGCCTTGCAAATGCAAACAGAACTTAAGCAAATGAGTGGACAAGGAGGTAAAGATGTAATGggagtttttttttctcaaaatatgCCCATATTTAGTCTTGCTTGAGAgaatggaaagaagaaagaagaagaggaagggatGGATAGAACAAATAAACCTAAAATCTAATGAGCTGGTTATTAGAGAGCACAGGCTCTTCCATACTGATATGATCTTATTCAAAGACTGCTTTTTCATAAAAGAAACATGTAGCAAGACCAGAAACCTAATAGTCTGTTCATCAGATTTACTTAATATTGGTCGAATCCATATTGTTTTTGAGGATACAATCTCTTCTTTTTGTTATGACAAAGGAATCTGATGATCTTCATTCTAATATTCATTGTTGTCTTAAAGTTGAAGTTTTAGCTAGTGAAATGCTTAGGTGAAACAACATATAAAGATTAGTGATCTGATGCCATGTCAATGTTTATAGGCTTTCAGCGCACCTAGTGATCCACTGCATTAATTACATTAGGGTGAGGCTTTATTTGAATTAGTATTACCTCAAGCTTCCTAAGAGTATGTCACCTTGGGGTGTTCCAACATGAGTTCATCGTGAAGTGTTGAAAGTTTAGTCCAAGTTTGTTCATTTTTCAGTGTACGTTTAAAGTTTCTCTGTAGATCTCAGGTATTTTTGTTCTTAaagtaaaacaagaaaatgctTATCAAAGATGCAATATATAAGGCTGAATGCATTAGGAATATTTACATTGATAATTTTGTTCTTGATTATATTGCTGACCTCTCTGAATTACATTTGCAGCCTCAAAGCCTTCTGCCTCATGCAATACAAATGGAGCCGTATCATCTTTGAATCAAAGCTGTCAACATCTTCTTACAACAACCTCAAAACCTCTCTTGGAAATCTTGTATTGTCATAGGAGTATAGAATCTTGTAGCCACATGATCATATTTGGTTATTGGGTAGGACCTGATATTGATGATGGTTATGGCTATGTGGAAGCTTTTGTTAATCAAATTACTTGAGAATCCACTATTTAGCTTGCTTTTCTTGCTGCTTATGAACATATTAATGAATAAAGAGCTGATGGATAATCTAACACTATGGTGGACCAATTATAACCATATCTGGACCATTAAGTAAGCTACAAGATTAATATTCCGAGAATTATTCAGCGCACCGACGGTTGCAATGGGTTCATCAGATCCGTTGCAATGGCTTTGTATTGTAATAATAAACTATGGATGGACCATTGGGTTTTACTATTATGAAGCTCGATGCCGTGATTCAATGTTCGAGTTCATTGAAACA
Above is a genomic segment from Rosa chinensis cultivar Old Blush chromosome 3, RchiOBHm-V2, whole genome shotgun sequence containing:
- the LOC112191554 gene encoding cyclin-H1-1 isoform X1, with the protein product MADFQTSTHRSKWIFTPEQLAEKYKAANQQAIETLEKYGVALAKVNDDGSLTYPEIAKENADKHSRPKAVTIEEEQLMRVFYETKLQEVCNNFHFPHKVQATALIYFKRFYLRWSVMQHEPKNIILTCIYAACKIEESHVSAEELGKGISQDHQMILNNELIVYQSLEFDLIVYAPYRSVQGFIHDMEESCGLEDDQLPMLQTLRDTAKMDVDKIMLTDAPLLFPPGQLALAALRSANQVHKVVDFDRYLESMLSRKSSAHTISELVESLNAIDSWVRRYKFPSDKEILHINRKLKSCWGQSSRDESKKRDKKSKHKSKRGSNEAQNVT
- the LOC112191554 gene encoding cyclin-H1-1 isoform X2 encodes the protein MADFQTSTHRSKWIFTPEQLAEKYKAANQQAIETLEKYGVALAKVNDDGSLTYPEIAKENADKHSRPKAVTIEEEQLMRVFYETKLQEVCNNFHFPHKVQATALIYFKRFYLRWSVMQHEPKNIILTCIYAACKIEESHVSAEELGKGISQDHQMILNNELIVYQSLEFDLIVYAPYRSVQGFIHDMEESCGLEDDQLPMLQTLRDTAKMDVDKIMLTDAPLLFPPGQVRRYKFPSDKEILHINRKLKSCWGQSSRDESKKRDKKSKHKSKRGSNEAQNVT
- the LOC112191556 gene encoding uncharacterized protein LOC112191556, translating into MASLVAMTFSIPLSALHTFTNEVPLAKSALVRVSSRRVSGSASKPSASCNTNGAVSSLNQSCQHLLTTTSKPLLEILYCHRSIESCSHMIIFGYWVGPDIDDGYGYVEAFVNQIT